AACGAGTAATGTAATAATAATTAAAGCCTATTAACCTTACTCTGGAAACGTAAATCTGGGAACATAGCTTTGGAAGCTTTTTGAGGCTTTGCGGTAGGCCAGTGACACTGGTTGCTGTGACTACGATCGTTCCAGAGAACGATGACTACTATTCTCACAACTGTACAAGTTCGTTGTACGGATTTTATTTTGTCCTTATCTCGTTAAATAGTTGTAATACACCGTAAACCTTATGGCTCAACTCTCTAGCTCCGCAGACGTGCCCGATTTGGGACGGCGGCAATTTATGAATTTGCTCACCTTTGGTGCTGCGTCTGGTGTAGCACTAGGGATGCTATACCCCATCGTGAAATACTTCATTCCCCCCTCTAGTGGTGGCGTAGGTGGCGGTGTCACAGCTAAAGATGCGTTGGGTAACGACATTATCGTTAGCAAGTTTCTAGCGGCCCACAAGCCTGGTGAGCGTGTCCTTGCCCAAGGCTTGAAAGGTGACCCTACCTATCTAGTAGTGCAAGATGGTGGACTAGCT
This sequence is a window from Cyanobacteriota bacterium. Protein-coding genes within it:
- a CDS encoding cytochrome b6-f complex iron-sulfur subunit (Rieske protein, with cytochrome b6, cytochrome f, and subunit IV, makes up the large subunit of the cytochrome b6-f complex; cytochrome b6-f mediates electron transfer between photosystem II and photosystem I) is translated as MAQLSSSADVPDLGRRQFMNLLTFGAASGVALGMLYPIVKYFIPPSSGGVGGGVTAKDALGNDIIVSKFLAAHKPGERVLAQGLKGDPTYLVVQDGGLA